The genomic region TACTCAGATGTTGGCCGCGagcgccttgatgtcttgCGCCCTCGTGTGCCTGCCAACAGAAATCCTTATCCGCATATTCGAAGAGGCGAATACAATAGACGCCGTCTGTCTCGCTCTCACCTGTAAGCGTATTTTCCAAGCCTCGGCCATGTTGACCATCAGAGTACCTTCGGTGGCCCACCACAGAGACCTCTTGCCGTCGGCTTGCTCTCACATCTTTGAGCTTCTCCGGCGATTCCAGCCTCAAGTTGATCGCAAAACGCGCTTTTccggaaagaagaaaaaattTGGACTGTGCTTCGATTGCCTGCAGTACCGACCTCGGAAGAAGACGCATTGGAGATGGATCGCCAGGGAGTATCGACGGAGCAGGGGAGTGACAGCAGAATCATGGAAGAGGGCTGTAGATAGATGGTCTAGGACGAGCACAGCGCAGTGTCCGGAATGTTATTGCAAGGAGAGGTATACAGTTTTGCCAGTCCAAGCCATGTAAAAGGACTGAACCGAAGCATAGGGCACATCGACAAAAGTGTATACTGACTGGAAGTTACATGTGAATAAACGGTGGCCAATTAGAAAATGCCCTAAAAACAAAACGTACCTGGCGAGATTTCCCTTACCATCGACATATCCTGATCAAGGTCTCTCCTTATGAACGACCACTTCTCAGTGTATCGCCTGCAGTGAGCGGACCTGCCGTTTTCTCCAGCCCTTCGGCGTTGGAGAATCCCCAAAGTGATTGGTGGGTAAGAGTCCGTACGTCTCGACAGCATGCGCTATAGGGTCGTGTATCCACTTTCCGCGCAACTTTCGCGACAGTAATTTCCTAACCCCTTTGTAGTCATACTTCCCAAAACAACATCAATTATCATCAAAATAAATCCCGATTTTTAATATGAATACTCCTGAGCCTGCAGAATATGATGATATCAGAGAAATCCAAGAAAAAGTGCAAAATGGTACTTCAATTCGGCGATGCGCAAAAGAATACGGGATTTCCGAGTCCACCCTCCGTGGCAGGTTAAATAAAGGGTGCCAAAACACACCGCACAGCACATCAAAATCAACAGCTATTATCTCCCAAGCAAGAAGAGGAAATTGCCTCTTTTATCAGGCATGAAGAAGCCTGCGGCCGCGCCCTGACGAAGGCCGAGCTACGTGAGCTTGCTAACACGATTGCATAGATGCGTATTGTTGTACAATAGTTGTATGTTGTGAGGTAGTGTTGTACAACTTTACAACAGTTGTACAACAACAAGGTCACGTGCAACGACCAAACGGGTAGAATTAAGATGCCATGGCTCTATATCTT from Fusarium poae strain DAOMC 252244 chromosome Unknown contig_2, whole genome shotgun sequence harbors:
- a CDS encoding uncharacterized protein (TransMembrane:1 (i21-44o)); translated protein: MSSGGPIEHTCLRRFKRPPEMLAASALMSCALVCLPTEILIRIFEEANTIDAVCLALTCKRIFQASAMLTIRVPSVAHHRDLLPSACSHIFELLRRFQPQVDRKTRFSGKKKKFGLCFDCLQYRPRKKTHWRWIAREYRRSRGVTAESWKRAVDRWSRTSTAQCPECYCKERYTVLPVQAM